In a single window of the Papaver somniferum cultivar HN1 chromosome 8, ASM357369v1, whole genome shotgun sequence genome:
- the LOC113304655 gene encoding uncharacterized protein LOC113304655: MEFPQDSSKLRTLSTSISRNLSSSSSAFVSANQSPFFSPRSPSYQGSESVRSDIPFSSNTLIVSADAPNSSTAIKKLEPLPGGGVSSKSISSTVGVSIEDDFQQSSLLDHVSSSIARCNSNSSSYIQNDGLSRNKEKHRKWGRNQGRFSFVQTSTPALSSNRQRSFDVYIGMHGHKPSLLRFTKWLRSELEMQGVSCFSADRARCKSSRSSSTVERAMNTSTFGVVILSRKSFGNRYSIMEITNFLGKKNLVPIFFDLGPGDCLARDIIEKRGEVWENHGGELWMLYEGSEMEWREAVNGISRVDEWKLEAQDGNWRDCILKTVILLATRLGRRSVVDRVNIWKEKADREEFPYPRNENFIGRKKELSELELILFGDFSGDAERDLFELKTRHRRKNLLISRFEGIKMEERVLDRKKEIISGKGKEPITWKESEKEIEMQSTSSPQTHTRNGGKHKRRRKPTKIVYGKGVACVSGDSGIGKTELLLEFAYRYAQRYKMVLWVGGETRYIRQNYLNLSPFLDVDVGIENRWLEKRKNKSFEEQEASAVHKLRKELMRDIPFLIIIDNLESEKDWWDGKTIMDLLPRFGGETHIIISTRLPRIMNLEPLKLSYLSGVEAMTLMKGIKEYPMTEIDALKVIEEKLGRLTLGLGIVGAILNELPINPTRLLDTINRMPLRDLKLSRREGSTLSQQAFLIQLLEVCFSIFDHADGPSSLATRMVQVCGFFGPSSVPVSLLALAANKIPEKLQKAHLWKKCLYAVTCGFKGSHTKRSESEASSMLLRFGVGRSGSNEDCIHFHEIVKLYSRKREIPGVSYAMVEAISNRGFIPQDLEHLWAASFLLFGFGTNQAVIQLKVQDLIPFVKKVILPLAVRTFMTYSRCNASLELLRLCTDALEAAEETLVSRVEKWLDKPFCWRSVQSTAQMNPLLWQELALMRATIIETRAKLMLKGGQYDLGDDLIRKSLFIRTSICGEDHPDTVATRETLSKLMRHMTSNEVT; the protein is encoded by the coding sequence ATGGAGTTTCCGCAAGACAGTTCCAAGCTCAGAACATTGTCTACCTCAATATCAAGAAATCTCTCATCTTCATCCTCTGCATTCGTGTCTGCCAATCAATCCCCATTCTTCTCTCCTAGATCTCCAAGTTATCAAGGATCAGAATCAGTTAGGTCTGATATTCCATTTTCTTCCAACACCTTGATCGTAAGTGCTGACGCTCCTAATTCCAGCACTGCAATTAAAAAGCTAGAACCTTTACCTGGTGGTGGAGTTTCTTCCAAGAGTATTTCGTCTACTGTAGGTGTATCTATTGAGGATGATTTTCAGCAATCATCACTTCTTGACCATGTTTCTTCCTCAATTGCGAGATGCAATAGTAATTCATCCAGTTACATCCAAAACGATGGTCTATCAAGGAATAAAGAAAAACATAGAAAATGGGGGAGAAACCAGGGGAGGTTCTCATTTGTGCAGACTTCAACACCTGCTCTCTCATCTAACAGGCAGAGGAGTTTTGACGTATACATAGGAATGCATGGACATAAGCCTTCTTTACTGAGGTTCACCAAGTGGTTACGTTCAGAGCTGGAGATGCAAGGGGTCAGTTGTTTCTCAGCTGATAGAGCTCGGTGTAAGAGTTCTCGGAGCTCTAGTACTGTTGAGAGAGCAATGAACACTTCCACTTTTGGGGTGGTGATTCTCTCTAGGAAGTCTTTTGGGAACCGTTACAGCATTATGGAGATAACAAATTTTCTGGGTAAAAAGAATTTGGttccaatattctttgatttgggTCCTGGAGATTGCCTCGCCAGAGATATTATTGAGAAAAGAGGAGAAGTGTGGGAGAACCATGGGGGCGAACTATGGATGTTGTATGAAGGTTCAGAGATGGAGTGGAGGGAAGCCGTAAATGGCATTTCTCGTGTGGATGAGTGGAAATTGGAGGCTCAAGATGGTAACTGGAGGGATTGTATATTGAAGACCGTTATTCTTTTGGCAACAAGATTAGGAAGGAGAAGTGTAGTCGACAGGGTCAATATTTGGAAGGAGAAGGCCGATAGAGAAGAGTTTCCTTATCCAAGAAATGAAAATTTCATCGGAAGGAAAAAAGAACTCAGTGAACTAGAACTCATTTTGTTTGGTGATTTTAGTGGAGATGCAGAAAGGGATCTTTTTGAACTCAAGACCAGACATCGGCGGAAAAACTTGTTGATCAGTCGGTTCGAGGGCATCAAGATGGAAGAACGAGTGTTGGACCGAAAAAAAGAAATAATTAGTGGCAAAGGGAAAGAACCAATAACCTGGAAGGAATCTGAGAAGGAAATTGAGATGCAAAGTACGAGTAGTCCTCAAACACACACAAGAAATGGCGGAAAGCACAAGAGGAGAAGAAAACCTACGAAGATAGTGTATGGTAAAGGTGTTGCATGTGTTTCTGGTGACTCTGGAATTGGCAAGACAGAGCTTCTTTTAGAATTTGCTTACAGGTATGCTCAGAGATACAAGATGGTGTTGTGGGTAGGAGGAGAAACCAGGTATATTCGGCAAAACTATTTGAATCTCTCGCCGTTTTTAGATGTTGATGTGGGAATTGAGAATCGATGGCTAGAGAAGCGCAAAAACAAAAGCTTTGAGGAGCAGGAAGCTTCTGCAGTTCACAAATTGAGAAAAGAGCTCATGCGCGATATTCCTTTTTTGATTATAATCGATAACTTGGAGAGTGAGAAAGATTGGTGGGATGGGAAAACTATAATGGACCTTTTACCCCGATTTGGTGGGGAAACCCATATTATAATCTCAACCCGTCTTCCTAGAATCATGAACTTGGAACCACTGAAACTGTCTTACTTATCTGGAGTTGAAGCCATGACGCTGATGAAGGGTATCAAAGAGTACCCCATGACAGAAATCGATGCACTCAAGGTTATTGAGGAGAAACTTGGCAGGCTTACATTGGGTCTTGGTATTGTAGGTGCCATTCTCAACGAGCTTCCTATAAATCCAACCAGACTTCTCGACACAATTAATAGAATGCCTTTACGGGACTTGAAACTGAGTCGCAGAGAGGGTTCTACATTGAGTCAACAGGCTTTCCTTATACAACTTTTAGAAGTTTGCTTCTCGATATTTGATCATGCAGATGGACCAAGCAGCCTGGCCACTAGGATGGTTCAGGTATGTGGATTTTTTGGTCCTTCATCAGTTCCAGTTTCTCTACTTGCCCTAGCAGCGAATAAAATTCCAGAGAAGCTCCAAAAGGCCCATTTATGGAAGAAGTGCTTGTATGCCGTAACCTGTGGTTTCAAGGGATCACATACAAAACGATCGGAATCAGAAGCTTCTTCCATGTTACTCAGGTTTGGTGTTGGGAGAAGCGGCAGTAATGAAGATTGTATCCATTTCCATGAAATTGTCAAGCTTTATTCTCGAAAGAGAGAGATCCCTGGAGTTTCTTACGCTATGGTGGAAGCAATTAGCAACCGCGGGTTTATTCCACAAGATTTGGAGCATTTGTGGGCAGCTTCTTTCTTATTGTTTGGGTTCGGTACCAATCAAGCTGTCATTCAATTGAAGGTTCAAGACTTGATACCGTTTGTTAAGAAAGTCATTCTGCCTCTTGCAGTTCGTACATTCATGACTTACTCTAGGTGTAATGCTTCCCTGGAACTTCTTCGTCTCTGCACCGATGCTTTAGAAGCTGCTGAAGAAACCTTGGTTTCAAGAGTTGAAAAGTGGTTGGACAAACCCTTTTGTTGGAGATCAGTTCAAAGTACGGCTCAAATGAATCCGTTACTTTGGCAGGAACTAGCACTAATGAGAGCTACCATTATAGAAACCAGAGCTAAGCTAATGCTAAAAGGAGGTCAGTATGATTTAGGTGACGATCTCATTCGCAAATCTTTATTTATAAGAACTTCAATTTGTGGCGAAGATCATCCTGATACAGTTGCAACTCGGGAAACTTTAAGCAAACTCATGAGACATATGACAAGTAATGAGGTTACTTAA
- the LOC113305012 gene encoding F-box/kelch-repeat protein At3g23880-like, with protein sequence MLSLLVEIQVDIFLRLPVKSILNFRYVCKPWSSLLSSSKFVEYHLQHRIQENNPMFLLKRYEKLGFKVPVVYSIDSASISRSSTSCESINEAVLMEYPFQDKSLRFENLGSCNGLICFGIISGRSTIISQDCSVCLWNPSTGEYNNNIPMAPLFDHHHPCYNVRYGVGYDGNTDDYKIVRLANYGNSGRFGDHVYALRSDSWKAVETVRYSFLLANRSPGLPFYGTLHWLVTTATNSEVMLCFDIRNERILNMSFP encoded by the coding sequence ATGTTGAGCCTTCTAGTTGAAATTCAGGTAGATATATTTCTCAGGTTACCTGTGAAGTCAATTCTTAATTTTAGGTACGTATGCAAACCATGGAGTAGTCTACTTTCCAGCTCTAAATTTGTTGAGTATCACCTTCAACATCGTATCCAGGAAAACAACCCTATGTTCCTCCTTAAACGTTACGAAAAGCTGGGTTTCAAGGTACCCGTGGTTTATTCCATAGACTCTGCTTCAATATCGAGATCATCAACATCTTGTGAATCTATTAATGAAGCTGTACTGATGGAATACCCATTCCAGGATAAGTCGCTTCGTTTTGAAAATTTGGGTTCTTGTAATGGCTTGATATGCTTTGGCATTATTAGTGGTAGAAGTACTATTATTAGTCAAGATTGTAGCGTTTGTCTTTGGAACCCATCAACAGGTGAGTATAATAATAATATACCAATGGCACCATTATTTGATCACCATCATCCCTGCTACAATGTCAGGTACGGGGTTGGCTATGACGGCAACACTGACGATTACAAGATAGTAAGACTAGCAAATTATGGAAATTCTGGTCGTTTTGGAGATCATGTCTATGCTTTGAGATCAGATTCATGGAAAGCAGTTGAAACCGTTCGATACTCGTTTCTTCTTGCAAATAGATCTCCCGGCTTGCCATTCTATGGAACACTTCACTGGCTGGTAACTACTGCCACCAACTCTGAAGTGATGCTGTGTTTCGATATAAGAAATGAGAGAATTTTGAATATGTCGTTCCCCTGA